The Desulfobacterales bacterium sequence TTTTTCTACAACCTGCATAACTTAATATCCTTTCACTTCATCATATAATCTTTCGAGCCCCTCGCGGAAGGTCGTTCTGCGCTGCTGCAGCCAGTAATTGCCCCGGGAGGTATCTCCAAAAAAGAATTTTTCAAATAAATCGTTCTGCATTGCTTCGGTCTTTGAAAGTCCCGACTGAATCAGCCGGTTCATGATGCCCCGCATTTCCTCAAACCGGTTAATCAACCGCCTGACGACCTCTTTGCCGCAGATATCGCCATGGCCGGGAACAATCGTATCGACCGGAAGTTCATCTATCCAGGTGAGTGCGGCAATCCACTCGGCGATATTGGCGTCGCGCATGCCGGGGGAGGGGTCGTTGATGACCACGTCGCTGGCAAACAGAATCCCCTCCTCGGGGATATGGACGACGCTGCAGGCCGGGGAGTGCCCCCCGAGGCGGCGAATTTCAAATGTAAACGGATGCAGGTTTAGCAGCAGGGTTTCATCAAAGCAGATATGGGGCAGCGGAACAACCGCCTTTTCGATCTGTTCGGCTTCTTCCGTGTGGCCTTCGTCCCGCAGGGTTTCAAAGAAGATTTTTTTGGAAAAGGCATTGGATGAACTATCGGCCAGTTCCCGGTAGACGAGCCGGAGCGCAATGAAGACGACATCCGGTACAAAAGCGGCGCCGGTGGTATGATCGCCATGAAAATCCGTACCGATCAGGTAACGCGGCCCCAGGGGGCTGAGGGGATGAAGTGCTTCCAGCCATTTTTTTGAATCCGACGGCCGCACCGGGCAGTCGAGCAGGACGATGCCGGCATCGGTAACAGCTGCGCCGACATTGGCCCAGCTATAAGCTGTCTCCGCAAAAATATGATCACCTATCTGCTTCATAACGTGATTTCCAATAAAATGATTATTCGATGGATTGAAACTTTCGCATGAATTTCCGGTCGATGCGGTCCTTGATGAAAAAGGCGAGCCGGCCGCCGAACAGAAGCCATCTTTTTTGCAGGATGCCGGTGCCGTCTCCCATATTAAATATCAGCAGATAATCACCGCCCGGGTCAAACGGCATTAACGCACTCCCTTCCAGTGCCGCCATCAGGTTGTGAAGCAGCACCGGATTCTGGCGCACGGCATAGACCCCGACCTTGTTAAGGGGCCGATCTTTGAAATAAATACAATCGCCGCCGCCGAACAGCTCCGGGTATTGCGTGCTTTGAAGGAACCGATTGACCAGTAGACCGCCGTCAGGCCCGGTGGGGAGATTGGAATCCTTGAAAATCGGAGAGGGTATGACTCCCAGGGCCAGGAAGATCATATCCGCCGGATAGCTCCGGCCGGATTCGAGTGTAATATTTTCCGTCGAAATTTCCCGGGCGTATCCGCTTTCATCAACATGGATCCCGCGACGACCCAAAGAGGCGGCTGCCTTGTGACGCAGATTTTCCGGAAATTGCGACATCAACTGTTTTCCGGCATAAATCGTGATGGACGGCTGGTGGGGTGCCTTTTTTGACAGCTGCCGGATATTGCCGGCGATTTCAATGGCCGACGGTCCGCCGCCGACGATGCCGATCGCTATGTTTTTTCGGGAAAGCATTGCCAGGATCTGCTGCCGGGCTTCCAGCAGCTTTTCAATAGGCTTCACCGTAAAAATGTTGACATCGTTGCCGGACACATTCGTTCGGGGCACATAACTGCCGGTATTAAAGGAGAGAACGTCGTAGGGGAGGGTGTCTCCGGTTTTCAGCCTGACGGTGCGCCCTTCGGGGTCCACTTGAACCGTTTCTCCTAAAATGAACTTGCCCCCCTGCTTTTCAACCACATGTCGGGTCCTGAAACGGATGTCATCGGGTGTGTAAGTTCCACCGAGCATACCGGGACCCATGCCGGAATAGTAGTGATAGGGGGAGGGGCCTATGACCGTAACGTTGTGGTCCCGGCCGATAAACTTATCGAGATTTGCCAGCGTCAGCATATGGGCATGGCCGCCGCCGATGAGTACGAGGTGTTTTCCCATGTTCACATGCTCTCAATCAAGCTGCCGAGTTGCTTCAAGTGAGCCTGCTCTTCATCGGCAATTTGCATCAGCATTTTTCGGCTTTGTTCGTCATTGCTCTTTTCGGCCGCGCGCATGTACAAATCGAGGGCCTGGGCTTCGATGGACATGGCAAGCTCCGTAATTTCCGTTATCGATTCAGGATCAGTGGAAAAAAGGCGGGCATACTCATCGGTTGTGAGACCGCCTTCCATGGCTTTTGTCGCAACCTGCTTTTCAAATTCGCTTCGGTTTTGTGCTTTTCCGGTTATTTTTATGTATTCATTATAAATCCGATCTTGTTGCCTGCCTTCAATTTCCGAAAGTTTCTGAAACAACCGGCGGGCCTTTGTGTCGCTGACCTTTGGTTCCATGGACACATAAAAATCGCGAAGGCCTGCCTCGAGGGAATAGGCAACGACAAGGGTCTTATCCGGTGATTCATTGCCGCTGAACAACTCAAGCCCTTTGTCCTCTCCAAAGACGGCGGATTTTCCCTGCCAGGCCTTGAATCCCCCCGAAAGGTTATAAACGGAATGATATCCCTTGCC is a genomic window containing:
- a CDS encoding MBL fold metallo-hydrolase — translated: MKQIGDHIFAETAYSWANVGAAVTDAGIVLLDCPVRPSDSKKWLEALHPLSPLGPRYLIGTDFHGDHTTGAAFVPDVVFIALRLVYRELADSSSNAFSKKIFFETLRDEGHTEEAEQIEKAVVPLPHICFDETLLLNLHPFTFEIRRLGGHSPACSVVHIPEEGILFASDVVINDPSPGMRDANIAEWIAALTWIDELPVDTIVPGHGDICGKEVVRRLINRFEEMRGIMNRLIQSGLSKTEAMQNDLFEKFFFGDTSRGNYWLQQRRTTFREGLERLYDEVKGY
- a CDS encoding FAD-dependent oxidoreductase — its product is MGKHLVLIGGGHAHMLTLANLDKFIGRDHNVTVIGPSPYHYYSGMGPGMLGGTYTPDDIRFRTRHVVEKQGGKFILGETVQVDPEGRTVRLKTGDTLPYDVLSFNTGSYVPRTNVSGNDVNIFTVKPIEKLLEARQQILAMLSRKNIAIGIVGGGPSAIEIAGNIRQLSKKAPHQPSITIYAGKQLMSQFPENLRHKAAASLGRRGIHVDESGYAREISTENITLESGRSYPADMIFLALGVIPSPIFKDSNLPTGPDGGLLVNRFLQSTQYPELFGGGDCIYFKDRPLNKVGVYAVRQNPVLLHNLMAALEGSALMPFDPGGDYLLIFNMGDGTGILQKRWLLFGGRLAFFIKDRIDRKFMRKFQSIE
- a CDS encoding rhodanese-like domain-containing protein — its product is MRWKQFFTPVQSFDAEQARQYIADHSGSAYTILDVRQPNEYESGHIPGAKLIPLPDLTDRLAEIDPKKPAIVYCAVGGRSRVAAQMLSGKGYHSVYNLSGGFKAWQGKSAVFGEDKGLELFSGNESPDKTLVVAYSLEAGLRDFYVSMEPKVSDTKARRLFQKLSEIEGRQQDRIYNEYIKITGKAQNRSEFEKQVATKAMEGGLTTDEYARLFSTDPESITEITELAMSIEAQALDLYMRAAEKSNDEQSRKMLMQIADEEQAHLKQLGSLIESM